Proteins from one Meriones unguiculatus strain TT.TT164.6M chromosome 10, Bangor_MerUng_6.1, whole genome shotgun sequence genomic window:
- the LOC132646078 gene encoding speckle-type POZ protein-like: MSDNLVAESWGSTQITVQTFSFRWTISNFSFCMEEMRETIESATFSSGANDKLHWRLSVNPTGSNKDSKDYVSVHLLLLRCPKSPVWAKFHFWIINAEGEKCLGLWSQIVFRFVPGGGWGFKKFILRDFLLSQAEHLLPEDHLTLLCDVYVVQDYCSTPGQNMISAIKVPSCTLTDELGALWKNSRFTDCCFLVSGQEFWAHKAILAARPPVFRAMFKDDMEERQKNRVEIKDLEPQVFKEMMGFIYTGKAPNLHTMATGVLAAADRYGLERLKVMCVDALCRDLSVENAAHTLILADLHSAEQLKMQALDFITLHASEVSETSGWKVMVDFHPQLLAEAFHALASAQRLFLQPPLKGLKS, encoded by the coding sequence ATGTCTGACAACTTGGTAGCTGAGAGCTGGGGCTCCACACAGATCACCGTCCAGACATTTTCCTTCAGGTGGACCATAAGCAACTTCTCCTTTtgcatggaggaaatgagggaaaccATTGAAAGTGCGACTTTCTCATCAGGAGCCAATGACAAACTGCACTGGCGTTTGAGTGTAAACCCCACTGGGAGCAATAAAGATAGCAAAGATTACGTGTCAGTTCATCTACTCTTACTCCGCTGTCCAAAAAGCCCTGTTTGGGCGAAGTTCCACTTTTGGATCATAAATGCCGAAGGAGAGAAATGCCTAGGACTATGGAGCCAAATTGTCTTTAGGTTTGTGCCTGGTGGTGGCTGGGGATTCAAAAAATTCATCCTTAGAGATTTCCTGTTGTCCCAGGCAGAACACCTTCTTCCTGAGGACCACTTGACCCTcctgtgtgatgtgtatgtggtTCAAGACTACTGCAGCACTCCAGGACAGAACATGATATCAGCAATCAAGGTTCCAAGCTGCACTTTGACAGATGAGCTAGGAGCACTGTGGAAGAATTCCCGATTCACAGACTGCTGTTTCTTGGTATCTGGTCAGGAATTCTGGGCTCACAAGGCCATCTTAGCAGCTCGACCTCCAGTTTTCAGAGCCATGTTTAAAGATGACATGGAGGAGAGGCAGAAGAACAGAGTTGAGATCAAGGACCTGGAGCCTCAAGTCTTCAAGGAGATGATGGGCTTCATTTACACGGGGAAGGCACCAAACCTCCACACCATGGCCACTGGTGTGCTGGCAGCTGCTGACAGGTATGGCCTGGAGCGCTTGAAGGTCATGTGTGTGGATGCCCTCTGCAGGGACCTCTCAGTGGAGAATGCTGCTCACACTCTCATCCTGGCTGACCTCCACAGTGCAGAGCAGCTGAAAATGCAGGCATTGGATTTCATTACACTTCATGCTTCTGAGGTCTCTGAGACTTCCGGGTGGAAGGTCATGGTGGATTTCCATCCCCAGTTGCTGGCTGAAGCATTCCACGCCCTGGCTTCTGCACAGAGGCTTTTCCTGCAACCCCCTCTCAAAGGCCTGAAGAGTTAG